A DNA window from Syntrophorhabdaceae bacterium contains the following coding sequences:
- a CDS encoding ABC transporter substrate-binding protein — MKKGIFTRTGTAAVVCGLLLFVILTGNPGAEPLRVGVAMDIKTALVRIAHGQGFFKKQGIDVVLKEYESGAMAIDDLTADKLDWLTAAEFVFVVQNARHRDLRMAATIGMAADIELMIRKDHAIARPADLKGKRVAINRGSMPEFFFYTYLIYNRIPIGSVRIVNLAPSEMVKQMRQGTIDAAVCWPPYTTTMVKQLGPKVARWPVQGGQEYYFTLIAKEGFLKKEPKRTERFMAALAEAESFLLKYPDKAKAVLRDILKQDAEGFLENWSRTFFQLQLTQDLLVLMEREAKWAMRNNLLEKGEIPNYLDFIYFDALDKVKPQAVSIVH; from the coding sequence TTGAAAAAGGGCATATTCACCCGGACCGGTACGGCGGCAGTTGTCTGCGGGCTGCTTCTTTTCGTGATCTTGACGGGTAATCCGGGGGCGGAGCCTCTTAGGGTCGGCGTTGCCATGGACATTAAGACCGCCCTCGTTCGTATCGCGCATGGACAAGGATTTTTCAAGAAGCAGGGTATCGATGTAGTGCTCAAGGAATACGAGTCAGGGGCTATGGCAATCGACGATCTGACGGCGGATAAGCTCGATTGGCTGACTGCCGCGGAATTCGTCTTTGTGGTGCAGAATGCCAGGCATCGCGATTTGAGAATGGCGGCCACCATCGGCATGGCAGCGGACATTGAGCTGATGATACGAAAAGATCACGCGATCGCCCGTCCTGCGGACCTGAAAGGGAAGCGGGTCGCCATCAACCGGGGCAGCATGCCTGAGTTCTTTTTCTATACCTACCTCATCTATAATCGCATTCCCATTGGTAGCGTGCGGATCGTCAACCTTGCCCCTTCGGAAATGGTGAAACAGATGAGACAGGGAACGATCGACGCGGCGGTCTGCTGGCCGCCTTATACCACAACGATGGTGAAGCAACTGGGCCCGAAGGTTGCGCGCTGGCCGGTACAGGGCGGGCAGGAATATTATTTTACCCTCATTGCAAAGGAAGGATTTCTCAAGAAGGAGCCGAAACGGACCGAGCGGTTCATGGCCGCCCTCGCAGAAGCCGAGAGTTTTCTGTTGAAGTATCCGGATAAAGCCAAAGCCGTCCTGCGCGATATTTTAAAGCAAGACGCGGAGGGGTTCCTCGAAAACTGGTCCCGCACGTTCTTTCAGCTCCAGTTGACTCAGGACCTGCTCGTTCTCATGGAGCGAGAGGCAAAGTGGGCGATGCGCAACAACCTGCTCGAAAAAGGAGAGATACCTAATTATCTCGATTTTATCTATTTCGACGCCCTGGATAAAGTGAAACCCCAGGCGGT